The Desulfonatronum lacustre DSM 10312 region TTGCCCCACTCGGTCTGGAGGAAGAAGCCGTCCTTGAGATCCGCCAGGGAGGTGCGCTTGAGCAGGGTGAAGTCCCGAGGATTGTCCTTGACGTAACCGTCCAGGTCCACGGTGGAGCCGGAGCGCAGTTTTTCCGGATCCACCCCGAGCAGATCCCCGTAGTGCTTGTCCCGGCGCACGTCGAAGTAGACCGAGCGCAGCTTCTCGTACCCGAGCCCCTTGCTGAGCAGCTTGCGGCAGGCCTGGAGCAGTTCCGGGGCGCACTGGCCCGCGGAGACGAAACGGACCCGGGAGGACACGCCCAGCCGTGCGGCAAGCTCACGAATCGTGGAAAGGGCTTGCTTTCCGGACACCTCCAGGCTCATTCCTCCGGCACGGGCAGCGGCCACGGCCCGGTCGTCCAGGTCGGCCACGCCCACCAGCACTTCGGCTCGATCACTGGCTTTGGCGTCCTTCTGATTGAGATACCTGGCCGCCACGTCCAGCAAAACGATGCGACGCCATGCTCCGAATCCGGTGATGTCGTCCAGGCTGGGGCCGGGGGTGAACAGGCGCATGGCCGACTTGCCGGGCCGTAACGCCGTCAACTTGCGTCGGCGCAAATCCCGGACCTGAACACCCTGCTCCTGAGGCGGGGCGAAAAGCGGGGTGCTCAGGTAGCGGATGCCGCCGTCCGGAAAGATGACCACCACCAGGGGGGGCGGGGCCGCCGGATGCTTCGCTGCCTGCTGGTCCAGTTCGCGAGCCAGTTGGAGCGCTCCGCTGAGCGCGGCCCCGGAACTCATGCCCGCGAAAATTCCTTCCTGATTGGCCAGTTTGCGGCAGAGGTCAAAGGCGGTCTCATCCTCCACGTTCAGAATCCGGTCCGGAGCGTGCTTGTCGTAGATACCCGGCGGATAGGACTCCTGCATGTTTTTCAGGCCCTGGATCTTGTGTCCGGCATAGGGTTCCACGGCCACGACCGTGATATCCGGATTGAGTTCCTTCAGCCGCTTCGTCAACCCCATCACGGTCCCAGACGTGCCCAGGGTGGCCACCACGTGGGTCGCCCGGCCTTCGGTCTGGTCCCAGATTTCCTGGGCCGTGGTCCGGTAGTGGGCCGCGATGCTGGCCGGATTGTTGAACTGGTCCATGAGCACGTAACGTTCCGGCTCCTCGCGGTGCAGCCGGTAGGCTTCCTCGATGGCCCCGTCCGTGCTCAGGTGCCCGGGCGTGAGGTGGATGGTCGCCCCGTAGGCCAGCATGATCCGTCTGCGTTCCTCCGAGGCTGACTCGGGCATGAGCAGCATCAGTTTGTACCCCTTGACCGCGCAGACCATGGCCAGGCCGATGCCGGTATTGCCGGAGGTGGCTTCGATGATCACCTTGTCCGGGGTCAGGATACCGGATGCTTCGGCCTGTTCGATCATGGCCAGGGCCACCCGGTCCTTGATGGAGCCGCCGGGATTGAACTCTTCGATCTTGGCCGCGATCCGGACCCCGGGAAAGGGGTTCAGCTTGCGCAAGGCCACCAGGGGGGTCTTGCCGATGAGCGAGAGAACATGGTCGTGAATCATGGCGATCCGGTGGGGCGTTGGGAAGCGGTTCGGCGAATGGCGCGATGATTAGAGATAGTCCTGGTCAATAGCGGCCTTGCCGTCCGCGTTGACCAGTTTCAGAAAGCGGGTCATCCGTTCGTCCACGGGAAC contains the following coding sequences:
- a CDS encoding cysteine synthase, which encodes MIHDHVLSLIGKTPLVALRKLNPFPGVRIAAKIEEFNPGGSIKDRVALAMIEQAEASGILTPDKVIIEATSGNTGIGLAMVCAVKGYKLMLLMPESASEERRRIMLAYGATIHLTPGHLSTDGAIEEAYRLHREEPERYVLMDQFNNPASIAAHYRTTAQEIWDQTEGRATHVVATLGTSGTVMGLTKRLKELNPDITVVAVEPYAGHKIQGLKNMQESYPPGIYDKHAPDRILNVEDETAFDLCRKLANQEGIFAGMSSGAALSGALQLARELDQQAAKHPAAPPPLVVVIFPDGGIRYLSTPLFAPPQEQGVQVRDLRRRKLTALRPGKSAMRLFTPGPSLDDITGFGAWRRIVLLDVAARYLNQKDAKASDRAEVLVGVADLDDRAVAAARAGGMSLEVSGKQALSTIRELAARLGVSSRVRFVSAGQCAPELLQACRKLLSKGLGYEKLRSVYFDVRRDKHYGDLLGVDPEKLRSGSTVDLDGYVKDNPRDFTLLKRTSLADLKDGFFLQTEWGNVRPSWYLQMAGVVLHGQSSELTLVLGDDDHRFPHLENLCSIWRGVGNTQPQAWITAQSAICAESETSCSLSSLPVMDIPPLVLRFWLLSGSYHTALQCSAESLEMWLKNWRRIQQTLARLHTLAPDTEPKKPATNIGQNIGQSLFNVKQALTDCLENDLNLPAFWPALFQCTREINAAINQNLLSTQEAAACVDLFRYLDAVLGLVDWTEVPLRPSDLPDHVRDLCARRETARNDKDFATADALRQEIEAANYRIQDTSDRTLIFSAS